One genomic window of Glycine max cultivar Williams 82 chromosome 16, Glycine_max_v4.0, whole genome shotgun sequence includes the following:
- the LOC112999748 gene encoding uncharacterized protein isoform X1, translating into MTSMLSFEDIDDRWMHYSDYLTVVGLICVVPGQCASDYMQWFFMISHPFMTPAQPVDPARHPPVTQDDTYVEPHIPEVPVAPSATPAHAPSDVEQPRHAVEAFQTIIERLERLLNLRIVIACTKIHEVMEDYLRIARGVTPDDNVYVRSQ; encoded by the exons ATGACTTCAATGTTATCATTTGAAGATATTGACGATAGGTGGATGCATTACTCTGACTATCTTACAGTAGTGGGGCTGATTTGTGTTGTGCCAGGACAATGTGCATCAGATTACATGCAATGGTTCTTCATGATTTCTCATCCGTTTATGACACCAGCACAGCCTGTTGATCCGGCCAGACATCCACCTGTGACGCAGGATGACACATATGTGGAGCCACATATCCCTGAGGTCCCAGTGGCACCATCAGCAACACCGGCACATGCCCCTTCTGATGTGGAGCAGcctagacatgcagtg GAGGCTTTCCAAACAATCATAGAAAGGTTGGAGCGTTTGCTCAACCTAAGGATAGTCATTGCATGCACAAAAATACATGAGGTCATGGAAGACTACTTAAGGATCGCTAGGGGTGTCACACCAGATGACAATGTTTATGTCAGGTCGCAATGA
- the LOC112999748 gene encoding uncharacterized protein isoform X2 — protein MQWFFMISHPFMTPAQPVDPARHPPVTQDDTYVEPHIPEVPVAPSATPAHAPSDVEQPRHAVEAFQTIIERLERLLNLRIVIACTKIHEVMEDYLRIARGVTPDDNVYVRSQ, from the exons ATGCAATGGTTCTTCATGATTTCTCATCCGTTTATGACACCAGCACAGCCTGTTGATCCGGCCAGACATCCACCTGTGACGCAGGATGACACATATGTGGAGCCACATATCCCTGAGGTCCCAGTGGCACCATCAGCAACACCGGCACATGCCCCTTCTGATGTGGAGCAGcctagacatgcagtg GAGGCTTTCCAAACAATCATAGAAAGGTTGGAGCGTTTGCTCAACCTAAGGATAGTCATTGCATGCACAAAAATACATGAGGTCATGGAAGACTACTTAAGGATCGCTAGGGGTGTCACACCAGATGACAATGTTTATGTCAGGTCGCAATGA